A window from Geitlerinema sp. PCC 9228 encodes these proteins:
- the tatA gene encoding twin-arginine translocase TatA/TatE family subunit, translated as MFGLGVPEVVVIFVIALLIFGPKKLPELGSALGKSLRGFQQELKGQKSLPSQGETQKDGSQ; from the coding sequence ATGTTTGGCTTAGGAGTTCCAGAAGTTGTTGTTATCTTTGTGATTGCTTTGTTGATTTTTGGTCCTAAGAAGCTTCCCGAGTTGGGCAGTGCGTTGGGGAAAAGTTTGCGGGGATTTCAACAAGAGTTAAAAGGGCAAAAATCGCTACCCTCTCAGGGAGAAACCCAAAAAGATGGATCGCAGTAG